GACTGGGGTCGCGACACCATGATCGCGCTACCCGGCCTGACCCTCGCGACCGGTCAACCCGAGATCGCCAAGCGCATCCTGGAGACCTTCGCCGGATTCGTCGACCGCGGCATGCTGCCGAACCGCTTCCCCGGCGCCGGCGAAACCCCTGTCTACAACACGGTTGATGCCGCGCTCTGGTACATCGACGCCTGGCGCGCCTACATCGAGGCGTCCGATGACCTCACCGCGCTCGCCCGGGTGTTTCCGATCCTGGAGTCGATCGTCACGCACTACCGCGAGGGCACCCGCTACGGGATCGGCATGGACCCGAGCGACGGTCTGATCCACGCCGGCGAGCCCGGTGTACAGCTCACCTGGATGGATGCGAAGGTCGGCGATTGGGTGGTGACCCCGCGGATCGGCAAGCCGGTGGAGATCAATGCACTCTGGTATCACGGACTGCGGGTGATGGCCGACTTCGCCGAGCGCCTGGGGCGGGATCCGCGGGGCTATCGCAGCGCAGCGGATCGGACTCGCGCCGGTTTTGCCCGATTTGTGCGCCCGGATGGCAGGGGTCTCTACGATGTCCTCGACGTCCCGGAAGGCTCGGATGGCGAAGGCGCGCGCATTCGCCCGAATCAGATCTTCGCCGTCAGCCTGAGGCACTCGCCCCTCGACGCGCCCGCCCAAGCCTCGGTCGTCGAGGTCTGCGCGCATCATCTACTCTGTCCCTACGGCCTGCGCACCTTGGCGCAAGAAGACCCCGACTATCGGGGTCGTTACGAAGGGGATGTCTGGAGTCGCGATGCCGCCTACCATCAGGGCACGGTCTGGGCCTGGCTGCTGGGGCACTATGCCCTCGCGGAATACCGGGTGACCGGCGATGCGGCGGCAGCCCAAGCACGGCTCGCCCCGATCGCCGATCATCTTCGCGACGCCGGACTGGGTACCGTCAGCGAGATCTTCGACGGCGACCCGCCGCACCATCCGCGCGGATGTCCGGCGCAAGCTTGGTCGGTCGCCTGTATTCTGGATGCCTGGACGCAGCTTGCAGTGTCCAGGTCGCCGACCGCGACCGCCCAGGAACGCCGACTTCAGTCGGCCCCCTCCGGAGCACGCCCGCACGGCCGACTGAAGTCCGCCTCCCCGGAGGCCGACTGAAGTCGGCGCACCCGGGTGTGGGGCCGAAGTCTTGCGTCCGGTTGGGGAATTCAAGAGGCAGGGACGAGAGGCACTCGCTGTCGGGATGACGATTCCCGGAAATCACCTTAAACCGCGCCGGCTCCGACAGTTGTCGGAGCCGGCGCGGTCAAACCAATCCAACAAACGACGCATATCGCACCGGGTGCGGTTTAAGGAGACTCACGTGAGCGAAGGGCCGATCAACGCCGAGCGCGAACGCCTGGAAGAGGCACGCCGAGGAACCGCGGACTGGCGTCTCTGGGGCCCCTATCTCGCCGAGCGCGCTTGGGGAACGGTGCGCGAGGATTACAGCGCCGACGGCAACGCCTGGGACCACTTCACCCATGAGCAATCGCGCTCGCGCGTCTATCGGTGGAGCGAGGACGGGCTCGGCGGCATCTGCGATCGCGAGCAGCGACTCTGCTTCGCGCTCGCGCTCTGGAACGGGCGCGACCCCTTTCTGAAAGAGCGCGCCTTCGGGCTCACCGGACCGCAGGGCAATCGCGGCGAGGACGTGAAGGAGTGCTGGTTCTATCGCGACGCCCTGCCCACGGCGAGCTATCTGCGCTATCTCTACAAATATCCGCAAGCGCCCTTCCCCTATCGCGAGCTGATCGAGGAGAACGCCCGGCGCACGCGCGAGGATCCGCCCTACCTGCTCACCGACACCGGCTGTTTCGACGAACAGCGCTATTGGGACATCGACGTCTTCTACGCCAAGGCCGGGCCGCGCGAGATCCATATCCGGATCTATCTCAAGAACCGCGGTCCGGATACAGCCTCAAGCAGGCCGATGCGACCGGCTGGATGGCCATGTTCAGTCTCGACATGACTCTGATCGCACTCGAGCTCTGCGCCAAGGACCGCAACTACGAGGCGATGGCGATCCACTGGCAGCGCCGTCTGCCTCTGTCCGGACTGGGAAAACGATCGGGGCGAGTACCTGCTCGCCCTGGTCGATCACACCATGCTGCAGCGGATCCTGGAGCGTCTGCTCGACGAGGAGCAGTTCCTCTCGCGCTTCGGGATCCGCAGCGTCAGCCGCATCCACGCCACCCAGACCCATCTCGGCCGTATCCCCGGCATCGGCGATGCGCTGATGGAGTACGTCCCCGGCGAGTCCAACTCGCCCCTCTTCGGCGGCAACTCCAACTGGCGCGGCCCCGTGTGGCTGCCGACCAACTACTCGCTCGTACAGGCGCTGGAGAAGTACCACCGCTTTCTAGGACCCGGCTTTCAGGTCCCGGTCGCCTGCCAAGACGGCCAACGGCTCAACCTCGCCGAGATCGCCGGTCAACGCGCCCAGAGCGAAACCCTCATGCACGGCAAAGCCTTGCCACCCCCGCGTCCGCATCGCGTCACCACTCAGGAGTTCTTCCGCATGGGCGAGGCCGGCGTGTTGGACCCGGACGCCAGGATCGAGCTGATCGAAGGAGAGTTGATCCACATGCCGCCGCACGCCAGTCGCACCAAGCGGCTCACGTTGCTCCTCATCGAAGCCATCGGCAGACGCGCGATCGTCTCGACCCAAGATCCGATCCTCCTCGGTGACCTCAGCGCACCTCAGCCCGACATCGCGATCCTCGCGCCGCGGGACGACTTCTACAGCTCGGGACATCCGCAGGCCGAAGATGTACTTCTGGTCATCGAGGTCGCCGACAGCAGCGTCCGCTACGACCGCATGCGAAAACTGCTGCTGTAAGCCCGCTACGGCATTCCGGAGGTCTGGCTCATCGACATCCCTGCAAGCGCCATTTGGGGCCAACGATCCCCCCGAGAACGGCGCCTACCGAACGTCCTTCCAGCTCGGCCCGCCGTAGACAACACCTTCGAGGCGAGGTCTCGCCATCGCCTATTTTTGGCAGACCGATCTGCTGGATAATGCCTGCAAATATGGCTGCGATGAACGCGTGCGCATGAACCGGACGAGCGCACCGGACCGCTTCGTCCTGAAGGTGACCGACCAGGGTCCGGGCATCCTCGCCGCCGACATCGATCGCGGCTTCGAGCGGTTCTGGCGTGGTCAGGGCAGCCGCCACATTCCAGGTTGGGGGCTGGGTCTTTGGGCCTGCCGCTACGCGGCCCTGTCCCTGGGCGGACGCATCGAGTACCTTGTCTTCGAACTGATCTGAGCGTTCCACGATGACCAGCGAATTACCCTTGGACGCGCCGCGGATACTGCTGGTGGAAGATGATCCCGTCGGTGGTAGGCAACTGCTCCGATTTTTGTTGAGTTTCGGCTATGAGGTCGTGTTGGTGGCGGGCCAAGCGGCGGCGGTGGAGCAGATCGCCGCGCACGGTTTCCAGGGCGCCATCGTCGATCTCACCCTGTCCGACGGCGACGGGTTCGGCGTGCTCGAAGATTTACACCGGCACGCCCCGTCGATCCCGGTGATCTGCATCTCTGGCCAAGGCGATCTCAGTGCCCGCGTGCAAGGTCTCAAGGCCGGCTTCGACCACTATCTCGGCAAACCCCTCGAGCCATTGGAGCTTGAGGCGCTCCTCAGCGCCGCGCTGCGCCGGCAGGCGCAGGAAAAGACGCCCGACCGGCGGAGATCGAGCAATGAACGTTGGACGATCTGCACCGCCGAGCGCTGCCTGCGCCTGGACGGCAAGCGGATCATCCCCATCACTGACACGGAGCAGCTATTCCTGCGGCAACTGCGCGCCGCGGCCCCGGCGACCCTGGATCGAGCCAGCATCATTGCCGGCCTCGGCCAATCCGAGCGCTATTATTTGCGCGCCCGTCTTGACACCATGGTCTCCCGCCTACGTCACAAGATCGCCGATGTCACCGACGTACCCCCACCCTTCATCAGCATCTATGGGATCGGTTATGCCTGGGTCGAGACGACTGCCGACGAGACGTCGTAGCCGCCTCAGCCTGGCATCCTGTCGCCCCTGCCGCCGTCCACCGCCAGCCGCCCGCATCCAACCCGTGTCCATCAACGCGACGTAAGAATTCGTCAGAAAGCGTCGATATTGGTTTATAGAGCGACAGCCATCCGCCGACTACCCTCTAAAGGAAGCGGGCATCCGCAGACGTGATCTTTACCCCCAATCGGGTATCGGAACCGCCTCGGCGCGAATGACGCAAAGACCACCCCTGCCATCGGCTCGTCCTCTGGACGGGAAGCCTCTCAATGGATTGCGCCTTTGCCGTTCGACTGCTTACCCGGGGGTTGCCCATGCGGCCCCGGACATGATCCAAGCGAGGATGCGAGCCGGCCCGCTGCCGCGTCAATCCGCTGTTTCCGGACGCTCAGACACGAGGGCAAAGACCCGATGAAAACGCTAAGTCCATCAACCCTGCGGCGCGCGGGTGTCGCGCTCTTACTTGTCGCCGCCGGCCATGCCAGCGCTGTCCGCGCCGAGCACCGGGTCGTTGCCGACCCCCGTCCCGCCATCTATCCAGCGGTCTGCAAGGGCAGAGCCGTGACCACCGGACTGTGCCTGCTCGGCGCCATTGTTCCGCGCGCGACCGGCGACTTCCTGATCAGCATCCCCATCATCGGCCCAGCCGCCGGGGACGATATCCAGGTCCCGCTGAACACCAATATCCCGCTCCCCCCCGGCGACTATGTGCTCTATCAGGCGAGCGGACTGGACGACGGTCACCGGCTTCATGTCGTGGTGACCGAAGGCGAGATTACACGCATCAAGACGGCAACCATGCAGTTCTTGGATCGGCGCGGCAGCAACATCAAGCTCCAGCATTACGAATCACGCGACGGGGCGAATGGCGCCGGTTGCGAGGCCGAGATCGGCAATCGCGGGGTGCATGCGTTGCTGCCCGGCACCTATCAGGCGAGCCTGGTCTCGCGCCCGTACGAAGAGGCCCCGCGCTGCGTCAGCAATGGCGTGACCTTCAACGTCATGGCCGGCAAGGCGGTGATATTGCATCAAACCAAACTGGTCGAGAACAGCCTTGTCCCCGGGAACAGATTCCACGATCGCTCCCGCGCGCTGGGCCTGACCAACGTCGACTCCTACCGCCACGGCGTCAGCGAGATCGGCTTCCTTCCGGTGTTCCAGTCCCATCGTGGCGTCCATTACCCGAGCTCGGCCAGGGTCAGCGCGCTGGTCCTGTCCGGGCCGCCAAATTTCGTCTTCGCGATCCCGATGAAGGTCTCGCGCGGCGCCAACTGCGGTCTGTCGCTGGAGGCCGGCGGCCTGCCGGCACAGGTCCTTCTCACCGATTGCGTCTTCGATTCGAGCGGCGACCTGACCAGCTTCAAGGTCAATGCGGGCAACTATTACGCCTTCGATAACACCCACGGTAAGTCGGCGGTCGCCGGGCACAGCATCAACAGCCCAGTCGTCGTGCGCGGGGTCAAGTTCAACCTGAGGGGCCAGTGATCATGAACCAGCAGATCCTCACCGCTGTTCTTCTCGCGGGCGCGGCCCCGGCGGCCCTTGGTTACGACTACCAAGCCAGTACCGGCGCGCTCTCCTATTCATTCTTCAACCTGGGCCCGAACACCTACACGCTGACGCCCTATACGAATAACCCGAACCCCAGCGCGCCAAACGGCAGTAATGCCCAGGCGCAGGGCTGGAACAATCATCAGGTATGTACACTCCAGCTATTCGGCTCCTGGGACTGGGTGTATGCGACGGGCACAAAGAATCCCTGCCATTCGAAGGGCCAGGATCCGGGCGTGCCCTTCCTGGACGAAATCGTCTTCTATTGGGATTATGATGATCCGGCGCCAGCGCCGGCCGCCGCGATCAATCTGCCAATAGGCACGTCCAGCAATCAGTCGCAATACTCCGTGGCAACCTCGCCGCTGCTCAATCCACCCGCCTACGGCGACAGTTGGACACTGGTGAACCCGACGACCAACAACACGATGGTCATGGCCAGTTTCGCCTCGGCTGGCAACATCCTGATTTCCGGCTTCGAGGCCGGCGGCAATCAGCCCTATGCCTCGGCCGCGGATGGCTATTACTACAATAGTGGGATCAATCCGCCGGGGCCGCCCGACGCGTCGGATGGGGCTTTGGCCACCCCGGCGGGCACGGTCAATCAGCCGGTCAATCCATTCGGCGCCAACTTCACCAACGCAGTGATGAACCTGAATGTCTCCTCGTCCGATCCAGGCTATCTGCCGACGGGCGGTCTCTGGCTGGGCGTGAACAATCCCAACAGCAGCAAACTCGCGACCGATAGCCTGAACCTGGCGATGTATCCGGTGAACCTCGCCGCCTATGTCAAGAGCAACGAGGTGAACACGGGAATCGATCAATGGGCGACGCCGATCTACGGCGGGCACTTCACGCTCGCCATCGGCGACCCTTTCCTGATCAGCAGCTATGCCGCGAAGATCCTCTGGTTCATCGCCACCAACACCGGCTACGCCTTCTCATCAGCAAGCCTGTCGGAAAGCGACTTGCAGACGCTGATGAATAAAGTGGCTTTGCCCGGGAACAATGGAGTCTTCAAATCAGACGCGAACAGCGCAGCCTATGCCAACTGGCTCCTAGCCTCGCCGGGGGTCGCCGAGTCTGTGATCGGCACCATGAATACAGCGGCCAGCAAGCCCATCACCCATGAGTCGATCTGGGGCAAGATCTTCAGCGGCCTGGTGACCACGGCGACCGATGTGGCTGTCGCGAGCATTGGGTTATTGGCGGGACCAGAGGCGTCGATCGGCGTCGAGGCCGGGGTGAAGGCCGCCGAAGGCGTCGGCGAAGCCGCGGACGGGGCCGTAACCCATTATTCGAGCAGCGCCATCAGCGCGGACTTCACCACAACGGAGAGCATGCCGGCCCCGGTGGCGCAGGATGCACCCGCGGTCATCAACGACACCTACTCCTCGTCCAACCTGCTCGGTATGCTGCTGACCAACAGCTTCGTACAAGCCGAGATCAACAACGCGCTCGGCCTCGGTAATACGAGCGGCGAGGCGCTCTGGACGAATTATTCCATCGCAATCCCCCCTCAACCACAGTCCCAGCGCCTTGCTCCGGGATCGGCGCCATGAACAATCTCCTGTCCGGCGATTGCGGGGCCACCACCGGCGACGCGCCAACCTACAGCAATGCGCTGAGCCTTTACCAGGGTTCATTCAGTACCAGCCAAATCAGCCTCTGGAGCGCGATCCTGACCGGGGCCGACATCAGCGCGGTCAACGGCTATATGCAAGTCGGTAATCCAAGCACCGCGGCCTTCTCTCCACCGACGCAAGTGGTCAATACGACTGGCGCGGCATCGGGCATCATCGCCATCATTCCGGTCTTTGCCTTGGACACCGGCATCATAAGCGTCGCGAGTTACACGATCGGCGCCGATCCGCAGCAATCAGGCAAGATCCCCGCCCCGGCTCAGGCACCCTATCTCAATCAAGTCAAGACCAACTGGTACTCGAACCCCGATATCCTCTATCAAGGTCCTCAGTACGCGACGCAGGCCACGTCGCAGCCCGGTTACTACGACTATAATCCGACGAGCGGCGTGCTAACGGTCACGGGTGTCTTTATTACGACGACAACCCCAGCCTACACCAAGTGGCAGGCGCTCGCTTTTGAAAACGGGAACCAGACCATCGATCTCACGGACTGTACCGCTGGCTCCTATGTTCAATTGGCAGTCTCCGTGGTGGATCCAGCCGATTCGAACAGCCCCGTGACCGGCGCGCTGTCCTGCAATGCCATCTTTCCGGTGGCCGAAACTACGCCAATCACAAACATAAACAGCACGCCGACAATCACCGTGATCGACACGGCCGATACGATGAGTAGCTCCGGCCCCTTTTCCTCACCGGCAGCCAGTCAGATCCTCCCTGTGACCTCCGAAGGCATCCTGACCGTGACCGGCTATCAGGGCAATGGCCACGACTATAGCTTCACGAACGGAGAAGCGCTCGCAGATCCAACCAACACCACCGGCATCAGCCTGGACCTGACGACCTGCTCGGAGGGCTCCGACGTCAACCTCTTCCTGTATCCGACGATCAGCGATTCGCCCGCGGAGGCGATCGGCTATCTGGCGTGTGCCGAGACTCCCACGGCGCCCCTGCCCTATAGCCTCTGCACGAACGACGTCCAGGCCACCGGCGGCGTGGTGGTGGCCTTGACCGGCGCCCCGGACAGCGACGGCAGTGGGGCGACCTTCGATGTCGGCTGTGTCTGCATCCCGCACTATCTCGGAGGCATCGCAACCGGCCCGAGGCCCGTGCCGCCGCCTCAAGGAACCGCGACCTTCTGGCAGACCAGCAGCGGCACCGACGCGAACGGCAATCCCAATGGACTGATGGTCGGCGCCACCGCCACGAACCCGTACGGACTCTGCAACTGATCCAGCCGTTCCAGGGGTAGCGGACGGATCCGCTGCCCGCGAGCACGGGCGCCCCGACAGGCGCCTGCCGCACACCCCCGGAATTCCCGCAACGCAGCCAGGCCTGCCCTGCCCCTGCGGCCCTCGTCAGCGGGGCACCATCGAGCAACTCGACCCCAGCATGTTCACCGGCTTCGACATTGCCTTGAGCGCCGTGAAAGCAGCCATCAAAGAAACGGCTTACGAAGGAATCCAAGCTCGGCCTCGGTTAGGGGGATCGCCAGGCGATCATCCAGGACAAGCGTGCGCTCGCCCTCGTGAATGCTCCGGCGCCCCCCGTCCGGGACCGGTCGATCATCGCCGAGGGACGCCCCGCGATGCACACCTCGGCACAGTTCGAACGCCAACAACGCCTCCAACTCCTCAGGTGCGAAGGGCTTGGTGAGATAGTGATCGAAACCCGAACGCAGCCCTTTGACGCGGGCATCCAGATCACAGCGGCCAGACGTGCAGATAATGGGCAGAAGCGGATCGTGCTCGCGCACGTGTGCGAGCAGTGCATAGCCGTCGCCGTCTGCGAGTGTAAGCAGGCCAAGGCCGCGAACGGAACATCGAACAACAGTGTGCGGGTGATCCAAGGATCATGGCTCAAGCGTCACCAACACCCGAAATCCGGCCCCATGCGAGACTTGGGGGACGTACTCGATGCTGCCGCCAAGCGACTCCACGGCGCTGCGACACGCCCAGAGCCCCAAGCCCCACCCGGGGATGTGGCCGTGCTGCGGATCACGCCAGAACTGATCGAAGCTGCGCTCCACCTCCGAGGCGGCGATGCCCTGCCCCTGGTCCGCGACCTCCAGCTTCAGCCGCTCGCGCGTACTCGACAAAGTCAGGCGCACGCGGCCAACTCCGCCATACTTAAAGGCATTATCAAGAAGGTTGGTCAAGATCAGCACCAGACGCGGGCCGTCGACGAGATGGGTCTGCCCGCCCGGCGCTGCGCGCACCGCGAGGTCGAGTCCGGCGGGGTCGAGACGCCCGGCCAAGGCCCCTTGGACTTGGACCACCTTCTCGCGCAGGTCGTAGTGGTAATCCGCGGCGGTGCCGTCGGCGAAGGCGTCGCGCTGTCGCTGCATGGCCCGCACGATATCGGAAAGCTGATTCGACAGTCGGATTAGGTCCTTCGCCGCCGCTTCCGGGCTTAAGACACCCCGGCGCAGATTCGTGGCGACGAAGCGCAACGAGGACGCCGGATTCCGGATCTTATGCGATACGACCCGCAAGAGCCCACTGAACTTCCGCGCCAAGGCGGCGAGGCGCAGCCGCGCCTGGCGCGCCCCTTCAAGGCGTCGCGCCTACTCCGGGACCTCGGCCAGCAGACGACCGCTGACCGCCAAAACCGCCATCAGCATCAAGGACTGCATCAGGAGGTTGATCGGCCAGAAATGGGCCACCGCAAGGCTTGCCAGTTCCGGAAACCAGGTTCTCGCCACCACCAGAATGCCGGTCGCGCAGGTGGCGAGCAGATAGGCCAGCGCGATGCGGCTGAGCGCCGAGGTGCCCCGCCACTGGAAAGGTCCGTAGATCAACATGAAGGCGATAAAGGCGAGTTTAACGCTGTTGTTGAACCAGGCGACCGACGGGGGCAGATCGGTCAGTCCGATCGGCGCGAGCAGGAGTACCAGCCAGCCAATGGCGAACCAAAAACGCCGCAGTCTCCAGGGGGACGGCGGCGGCCAGACGATGAGGTAAAACGAAAAAATCAGCGCGGCACTGATCAGATAGCCCAAGACGCTGGAGACACGGCCGGTCACCCAGGCGGGGATGCTCGGCAGGAAATAGGCCAGTTGACCGATGGTCGCCAGCCCGGTCACCGCCGAACGGCACGCTGAGCATCACGAAGGCAAGAAAGCGCCGGTCGCGGGTCTCAACCCAAGCGAACAGCATCAGCAACGCAAACAGGCCCGCCAAGGCCGCCAGCATTCCACCGGTCAATAGGCTACGGGCCTGCTCCAGCTCGAAGCTCGCCGCATCGGTCAGTCCCGGCAGCAGGCTGAGCTGGCCGATGGTGGCGACCCGCAGCATCAACGCGTGGTCGACGAGCAGGTCGGGGTCGAGCCGAAACGCCAGGGTCGCACCGATCAGGTCGCGCTGCCCCAAGGGCAAGGTGTCGCCGGTGCGCGGGCGATGAGGGGCCAGACTGCCGTCGGGAGCGAGATAGGCCAGCTCCACCAGATCCAGATTGGCGACGTTGAGGGTCAGGATCGGCGCCGGCGGCAGCCGAGCGATGTCTGGCCCGAGCGGCAAGGCAACGAACCAGCGTGCACGCGGCTGATGGCCGAGATGAATATCGGTGCGGATCGGCGCCAGTTCCTGGCTCACGACCAGTGAAACAGCCTCCTCCCAGCGATGCACCTGCTCGGGCAGGACACTGAACCCGAGCGGCACCGACGATGCTGCCGATGCCGCCCCGGACCCGAGCAGCAGGATCCCGGCCAAGACTTTGGTCAAGATGTCAGAGTTCGCCTGTTGATGATTGCATCGAGCCTCTTCGTCGTCGCCGACAGCCTGAGGCGATTCGATCAAGTAGATCTAGGCTTACGCCAGCACGCTGCCCGTTCGTCGTCAACGTCATCCAGCGATGAGATGCAGCTCATCCATCAGGAACGCTATAAAGCGCTTCTGTCAAAGATACCCAAGCCAATGAATCCGAGTTCCGCGTTCTAACCGATCCGACGGATTTCGTCCAGGAATTGAGTAAACGGAGAGTAAGCCGGGTCCTTGCCATCGGTTAGGCTGACGTTTGTGTTCTCTGTTTGCCGCCTGGTTTCCCGGCGGTGCCACATGATCTCGGCCATACGACGGTTCGTTCCCGGCTCCTCGCAGAACCGGACTTGGAGTGTTACACCATCCGGCTCCCAGCTTGAGTCTTCCACCAAGGGACGGGGTAGAGGTCGTGAATGATCCGCGCCGTCGGGAGCATGGGCTTGATGACCGCGTAGAAGCGCTTCCAGGTCAACGAACGCCGTTGGCTGCGCCGGTTGAGCCATTTGAACAACAGGCCCGTCGCGGCGTAGAGGTAACCCGATACGCCCCGGCTATTGCCGCTCACACCGTAATACTGGATGTGTCCGCGCAGATGCCGGATCAGGTATGCCACCATCGCCCGTCCGCCTTGCGCCCGCAGCCCGCGCAAGCGCTCGTTCAAGAGCGCGAGCTTCTTGCGCACCCGCTTGCCGTCGGTCTTGCGCCCGACGACGAAACGCCCCGTCCGGCTCTTCCCGACATAATGGGTGAAGCCGAGGAAGCTGAAGGTCCGCGGTTCGGACGTCTCCGCCCGCGTCCGACCCAGCTGGTCGCTGCCGAAACGCAGCAGTGCCGTTTTGCTCGGCTCGACCTCCAGATCGAACTGCGCCAGACGTGCGGTCATCTTGGTGAGAAAGGCCCGTGCATCGCCTTCGTGCTCGAAGCAGGCCACGTAGTCGTCGGCATAGCGAATCAGGTACGCCCGCCCCGTGCAGGTCCCCGCAAACCGTTTCTCGAACCAGAGGTCGAGCACATAATGCAGGTAGATATTGCTGAGCACGGGCGAGACCAGACCCCCTTGCGGGGCGCCTTCGTCGCTCGCCGTGAACGCGCCGTCTTCCATGATGCCGGCCTTCAGGAACCGCCGCACGATCCGCAACAGATTGGGATCGCCGATGCGGTGCTCCAGGAATTCCATGAGGTGGGAGTGTGACAGATGGTCAAAGAAGCCTTTGATGTCC
The sequence above is drawn from the Thiocapsa rosea genome and encodes:
- a CDS encoding amylo-alpha-1,6-glucosidase; this encodes MTKPPADLNLAEQREWWIANGRGGYAAGTVAGSLTRGYHGLLTAAIDPPLGRRLQIAKLDATLMDGDRHWPLFTNRWADGCVEPAGHVLIDSFRLDGRMPLWHWACDDLVVEQRIWMPPGEDSVWSVYRLLRSRPGAVPSLRIALLLADHDHHHVGHTGDFDPILTLDGDARLTARCSDGHDIALTAVGGSLRIDRAWIERFALPIERERGLPDQQDLLRVGFAELSLSATAWCGILATVGPDIESDVVSDPEQALERFRQQDRALVRTARTHYKQIPDIPAWVEQLILAADSFLIERPIGALPARQPQAKGMSVIAGYPWFGDWGRDTMIALPGLTLATGQPEIAKRILETFAGFVDRGMLPNRFPGAGETPVYNTVDAALWYIDAWRAYIEASDDLTALARVFPILESIVTHYREGTRYGIGMDPSDGLIHAGEPGVQLTWMDAKVGDWVVTPRIGKPVEINALWYHGLRVMADFAERLGRDPRGYRSAADRTRAGFARFVRPDGRGLYDVLDVPEGSDGEGARIRPNQIFAVSLRHSPLDAPAQASVVEVCAHHLLCPYGLRTLAQEDPDYRGRYEGDVWSRDAAYHQGTVWAWLLGHYALAEYRVTGDAAAAQARLAPIADHLRDAGLGTVSEIFDGDPPHHPRGCPAQAWSVACILDAWTQLAVSRSPTATAQERRLQSAPSGARPHGRLKSASPEAD
- a CDS encoding Uma2 family endonuclease, whose protein sequence is MLQRILERLLDEEQFLSRFGIRSVSRIHATQTHLGRIPGIGDALMEYVPGESNSPLFGGNSNWRGPVWLPTNYSLVQALEKYHRFLGPGFQVPVACQDGQRLNLAEIAGQRAQSETLMHGKALPPPRPHRVTTQEFFRMGEAGVLDPDARIELIEGELIHMPPHASRTKRLTLLLIEAIGRRAIVSTQDPILLGDLSAPQPDIAILAPRDDFYSSGHPQAEDVLLVIEVADSSVRYDRMRKLLL
- a CDS encoding sensor histidine kinase; amino-acid sequence: MDNACKYGCDERVRMNRTSAPDRFVLKVTDQGPGILAADIDRGFERFWRGQGSRHIPGWGLGLWACRYAALSLGGRIEYLVFELI
- a CDS encoding response regulator transcription factor, giving the protein MTSELPLDAPRILLVEDDPVGGRQLLRFLLSFGYEVVLVAGQAAAVEQIAAHGFQGAIVDLTLSDGDGFGVLEDLHRHAPSIPVICISGQGDLSARVQGLKAGFDHYLGKPLEPLELEALLSAALRRQAQEKTPDRRRSSNERWTICTAERCLRLDGKRIIPITDTEQLFLRQLRAAAPATLDRASIIAGLGQSERYYLRARLDTMVSRLRHKIADVTDVPPPFISIYGIGYAWVETTADETS
- a CDS encoding response regulator transcription factor, translating into MDHPHTVVRCSVRGLGLLTLADGDGYALLAHVREHDPLLPIICTSGRCDLDARVKGLRSGFDHYLTKPFAPEELEALLAFELCRGVHRGASLGDDRPVPDGGRRSIHEGERTLVLDDRLAIPLTEAELGFLRKPFL
- a CDS encoding sensor histidine kinase, which translates into the protein MQRQRDAFADGTAADYHYDLREKVVQVQGALAGRLDPAGLDLAVRAAPGGQTHLVDGPRLVLILTNLLDNAFKYGGVGRVRLTLSSTRERLKLEVADQGQGIAASEVERSFDQFWRDPQHGHIPGWGLGLWACRSAVESLGGSIEYVPQVSHGAGFRVLVTLEP
- the ltrA gene encoding group II intron reverse transcriptase/maturase — encoded protein: MTSKLERFTLKAHAEPHTRFTSLMGMLFDPEGLRESFERQDGRKAPGVDGVRKDDYAVGLDARLEDLSARIRRLGYRPLPVRRTYIPKGDGRYRPLGVPSFEDRLVQDRLGRILQAIWEPEFRDCSFGFRPGRSAHDALRRVAEVITNGRTQWVVEADIKGFFDHLSHSHLMEFLEHRIGDPNLLRIVRRFLKAGIMEDGAFTASDEGAPQGGLVSPVLSNIYLHYVLDLWFEKRFAGTCTGRAYLIRYADDYVACFEHEGDARAFLTKMTARLAQFDLEVEPSKTALLRFGSDQLGRTRAETSEPRTFSFLGFTHYVGKSRTGRFVVGRKTDGKRVRKKLALLNERLRGLRAQGGRAMVAYLIRHLRGHIQYYGVSGNSRGVSGYLYAATGLLFKWLNRRSQRRSLTWKRFYAVIKPMLPTARIIHDLYPVPWWKTQAGSRMV